Proteins encoded together in one Formosa sp. Hel3_A1_48 window:
- the rpsH gene encoding 30S ribosomal protein S8 translates to MNTDPIADYLTRIRNAVLANHRVVEIPASNLKKEMTKILFDQGYILSYKFDDTTSQGVIKIALKYTKDTKESVIKKIQRISKPGLRKYASSKELPRILNGLGIAIVSTSRGVMTGKQAQRENVGGEVLCYVY, encoded by the coding sequence ATGAATACAGATCCAATAGCGGATTATCTAACAAGAATTAGAAACGCAGTTTTAGCCAACCACAGAGTGGTGGAGATACCTGCCTCTAACTTAAAGAAAGAAATGACTAAAATATTATTCGATCAAGGATATATTTTAAGTTACAAATTTGATGATACAACTAGTCAAGGTGTAATTAAAATTGCTTTAAAGTACACCAAAGACACCAAAGAATCAGTTATCAAAAAAATTCAACGCATCAGTAAGCCTGGTTTACGTAAATACGCTAGTTCCAAGGAACTGCCTCGTATCCTAAACGGTCTTGGAATTGCAATCGTTTCTACCTCTCGTGGGGTAATGACCGGTAAGCAAGCTCAGCGCGAAAATGTAGGTGGGGAAGTTTTATGTTACGTTTACTAA
- the infA gene encoding translation initiation factor IF-1 — protein MAKQPAIEQDGSIIEALSNAMFRVELENGHIVTAHISGKMRMHYIKLLPGDKVKLEMSPYDLSKARITYRY, from the coding sequence ATGGCAAAACAACCAGCAATAGAACAAGACGGATCAATCATCGAAGCATTATCAAATGCGATGTTTCGTGTTGAATTGGAAAATGGTCACATCGTGACCGCACACATCTCAGGGAAAATGCGCATGCATTACATTAAGTTATTGCCTGGAGATAAAGTTAAATTAGAAATGAGTCCTTACGATTTATCTAAGGCGAGAATAACTTATAGATACTAA
- the rpsM gene encoding 30S ribosomal protein S13, which produces MARIAGVDIPKQKRGVISLTYIYGIGRSRAKEILATAKVDESTKVSDWTDEEIGKIRDAVGSYTIEGELRSETQLNIKRLMDIGCYRGIRHRSGLPLRGQRTKNNSRTRKGKRKTVANKKKVTK; this is translated from the coding sequence ATGGCTAGAATTGCAGGGGTAGACATCCCAAAACAAAAAAGAGGAGTAATTTCATTGACATATATCTATGGAATTGGTAGAAGCCGTGCTAAAGAGATTTTAGCAACAGCTAAAGTAGATGAGAGTACAAAAGTATCCGATTGGACCGATGAAGAAATTGGGAAAATCCGTGATGCTGTTGGAAGCTACACAATTGAAGGTGAATTGCGTTCAGAAACACAACTGAATATCAAGCGCCTTATGGACATTGGTTGCTATAGAGGAATCCGCCACAGATCTGGATTACCACTTCGCGGTCAACGTACCAAAAACAACTCCAGAACAAGAAAAGGTAAAAGAAAAACAGTTGCTAACAAGAAAAAAGTAACTAAATAA
- the rplN gene encoding 50S ribosomal protein L14: protein MVQQESRLKVADNTGAKEVLTIRVLGGTKRRYASLGDKIVVSVKDATPNGNVKKGAVSTAVVVRTVKEVRRPDGSYIRFDDNACVLLDANGEMKGTRVFGPVARELRDKKFMKIVSLAPEVL, encoded by the coding sequence ATGGTACAACAAGAATCAAGATTAAAAGTAGCTGACAATACTGGAGCAAAAGAAGTATTGACCATTCGTGTTTTAGGGGGTACAAAACGTAGATATGCTTCATTGGGAGATAAAATAGTTGTTTCTGTTAAAGACGCTACACCAAATGGCAATGTCAAAAAAGGTGCAGTATCTACAGCAGTTGTTGTACGTACTGTAAAAGAGGTACGTCGACCAGACGGCTCATACATCCGCTTTGATGACAATGCTTGTGTGCTTTTAGACGCTAATGGTGAAATGAAAGGAACACGTGTATTTGGACCAGTAGCAAGAGAACTTCGTGATAAAAAATTCATGAAAATTGTTTCATTAGCACCTGAAGTGCTTTAA
- the rplE gene encoding 50S ribosomal protein L5: MTYIPRLKQEYKDKVMSALTEEFGYKNVMQVPKLQKIVISKGVGAAVADKKLIDHAVEEITKISGQKAVATISKKDVASFKLRKGMPIGVKVTLRGERMYEFLDRLVTSALPRVRDFNGIKANGFDGRGNYTLGITEQIIFPEINIDKVNKISGMDISFVTSAETDKEAKSLLTELGLPFKKN, from the coding sequence ATGACGTATATTCCAAGATTGAAACAAGAGTATAAAGACAAAGTAATGTCTGCTCTTACAGAAGAATTCGGTTACAAAAATGTAATGCAAGTTCCTAAACTCCAAAAGATCGTAATCTCCAAAGGGGTAGGTGCTGCAGTTGCTGATAAAAAACTAATAGACCACGCTGTTGAAGAAATCACAAAAATTTCAGGACAGAAAGCTGTGGCTACAATATCGAAAAAAGACGTTGCATCTTTTAAGCTCCGTAAAGGGATGCCTATCGGTGTTAAGGTTACACTTAGAGGAGAGCGCATGTATGAATTTTTGGACCGATTGGTTACTTCAGCGCTGCCACGTGTACGTGATTTCAACGGCATCAAAGCAAATGGCTTTGATGGACGTGGAAACTACACTCTAGGGATCACAGAGCAAATTATTTTTCCAGAAATTAATATTGACAAAGTCAACAAGATTTCAGGGATGGACATTTCCTTTGTCACCTCTGCCGAGACAGACAAAGAAGCAAAATCATTATTAACAGAACTAGGGTTACCTTTTAAAAAGAACTAA
- the rpsE gene encoding 30S ribosomal protein S5 codes for MYQKYKSAELVKPSGLELKDRLVGVQRVTKVTKGGRAFGFSAIVVVGDEAGVVGHGLGKSKDVASAIAKAVEDAKKNLVRIPLLKGTLPHEQKGKYGGARVNIIPAAPGTGVIAGGAVRIVLEAVGVHDVLSKSQGSSNPHNVVKATFDALLQLRDAKKIARDRGVSLEKVFNG; via the coding sequence ATGTATCAAAAATACAAAAGTGCAGAACTAGTAAAACCAAGCGGCTTAGAGCTTAAAGACCGATTGGTAGGTGTACAAAGAGTTACAAAGGTGACCAAAGGGGGTCGAGCATTCGGATTTTCAGCTATTGTTGTTGTAGGAGACGAAGCAGGCGTAGTTGGTCATGGATTAGGAAAATCAAAAGACGTAGCAAGTGCAATTGCAAAAGCTGTAGAAGATGCTAAGAAAAACTTAGTTCGTATACCGCTTTTAAAAGGAACTTTACCTCACGAACAAAAAGGTAAATATGGCGGTGCACGTGTTAACATCATCCCAGCAGCACCTGGTACAGGAGTTATTGCAGGGGGTGCTGTACGCATCGTACTGGAAGCAGTAGGCGTCCACGATGTGCTTTCTAAATCACAAGGTTCATCGAACCCACACAATGTTGTAAAGGCTACATTCGATGCCCTTTTACAACTAAGAGATGCCAAGAAAATTGCACGTGATCGTGGAGTTTCTCTTGAAAAAGTGTTTAACGGTTAA
- the rplO gene encoding 50S ribosomal protein L15: protein MNLSNLKPAEGSVKNQGKRVGRGQGSGKGGTATRGHKGAKSRSGYSRKIGFEGGQMPLQRRVPKFGFTNINRKDYQGINLDTLQKLVDEKKIKSELDFTTIVELRLARKNELVKILGRGELKAKLKVSAHKFTATAKAAIEAAGGEAVTL from the coding sequence ATGAATTTAAGTAATTTAAAACCTGCTGAAGGGTCAGTTAAAAATCAAGGAAAACGCGTTGGTAGAGGACAAGGTTCTGGTAAAGGCGGTACCGCCACACGAGGCCACAAAGGCGCTAAATCTCGTTCTGGATATTCTAGAAAAATTGGTTTTGAAGGTGGGCAAATGCCGCTTCAAAGACGTGTTCCTAAGTTTGGGTTTACAAATATCAATAGAAAAGACTACCAAGGAATCAACCTTGATACGCTTCAGAAATTGGTTGACGAAAAGAAAATAAAATCGGAATTGGATTTTACTACAATTGTAGAACTACGCCTTGCGCGCAAAAATGAATTGGTAAAAATCTTAGGAAGAGGCGAATTAAAAGCAAAATTAAAAGTATCTGCACATAAATTCACAGCAACAGCAAAAGCTGCAATTGAAGCTGCAGGTGGAGAAGCAGTAACGTTATAA
- the rplQ gene encoding 50S ribosomal protein L17: MRHGKKTNHLGRKTAHRKAMLANMACSLIEHKRINTTVAKAKALKQFIEPLVTKSKEDTTHNRRIVFSRLRQKAAVAELFRDVAVKIGDRPGGYTRIIKLGNRLGDNADMAMIEFVDFNEIYNADKPKKKTTRRSRRGKAKAVAAAVTAEATQEEE; the protein is encoded by the coding sequence ATGAGACACGGAAAGAAAACTAATCATTTAGGAAGAAAAACAGCACACAGAAAGGCGATGCTTGCAAACATGGCTTGCTCGTTGATTGAACACAAGCGAATCAATACAACCGTTGCTAAAGCAAAAGCACTCAAACAATTTATTGAGCCACTTGTCACTAAATCTAAAGAAGACACGACACACAACCGCAGAATCGTTTTCAGTAGATTGCGTCAGAAAGCTGCTGTTGCTGAACTTTTTAGAGACGTTGCTGTCAAAATCGGAGATCGTCCTGGTGGATACACCAGAATCATAAAGTTGGGAAATCGTCTTGGCGATAACGCAGACATGGCGATGATAGAATTTGTTGATTTCAATGAAATTTATAACGCCGACAAACCGAAGAAGAAAACAACGCGAAGAAGCCGAAGAGGTAAAGCAAAAGCAGTAGCTGCAGCCGTCACTGCAGAAGCAACTCAAGAAGAAGAATAA
- the rpsQ gene encoding 30S ribosomal protein S17, which yields MEKRNLRKERIGIVTSNKMMKSIVVSEVKKVKHPMYGKFVLKTKKYVAHDEQNDCNEGDTVRIMETRPLSKSKCWRLVEIIERAK from the coding sequence ATGGAAAAAAGAAATTTAAGAAAAGAACGTATAGGAATTGTTACAAGTAACAAAATGATGAAATCTATTGTGGTTTCTGAAGTGAAGAAAGTTAAACACCCTATGTATGGAAAGTTCGTACTAAAGACAAAAAAGTACGTAGCGCACGACGAGCAAAATGACTGCAACGAAGGCGATACTGTAAGGATTATGGAAACTAGACCCTTAAGTAAGTCAAAGTGTTGGAGATTAGTAGAAATTATTGAAAGAGCTAAGTAA
- the rplX gene encoding 50S ribosomal protein L24: MGKLKIKTGDTVRVIAGDHKGSEGKVLTVLIDKNKAIVEGVNMIKKHMKPNAQNPQGGIVEKEAALQISNLSLINSKGEATRVGYRMEDGKKVRYAKKSNEVI, encoded by the coding sequence ATGGGAAAGCTAAAGATAAAAACAGGAGATACAGTACGCGTGATCGCAGGAGACCACAAAGGCTCTGAAGGTAAAGTCCTTACTGTGCTCATCGACAAAAATAAAGCCATAGTAGAGGGTGTGAATATGATCAAAAAGCATATGAAACCTAACGCACAAAACCCTCAAGGTGGCATAGTAGAAAAAGAAGCAGCACTTCAAATTTCTAACCTATCCTTAATCAACTCAAAAGGCGAAGCTACACGAGTTGGATATAGAATGGAAGATGGTAAGAAGGTGCGCTATGCAAAAAAATCTAACGAAGTAATATAA
- the rpsD gene encoding 30S ribosomal protein S4 — MARYTGPKTKIARKFGEAIFGEDKSFEKRNYPPGQHGNNRRRGKKSEYAIQLMEKQKAKYTYGILERQFRNLFKKATAAQGITGEVLLQLCESRLDNVVYRMGLSRSRRGARQLVSHRHITVNGGVVNIPSYSLKAGDVIAVREKSKSLEAINTSLEGSSAVYEWITFNNDTKSGTFVSVPARIQIPENINEQFIVELYSK, encoded by the coding sequence ATGGCAAGATATACTGGTCCTAAAACAAAAATCGCCCGAAAATTTGGCGAAGCGATCTTCGGAGAAGATAAGTCTTTTGAAAAAAGAAATTATCCTCCAGGACAACACGGAAATAACAGACGCCGTGGCAAAAAATCTGAATATGCTATTCAATTAATGGAGAAGCAAAAAGCGAAGTATACCTATGGTATTCTTGAAAGACAATTCAGAAACTTATTCAAAAAAGCAACAGCTGCACAAGGTATTACTGGTGAAGTTCTGCTTCAACTTTGTGAATCACGATTGGATAACGTAGTGTATAGAATGGGCTTATCCCGTTCAAGAAGAGGTGCTAGACAACTTGTTTCTCACAGACACATTACAGTAAACGGAGGTGTTGTAAACATCCCATCATACAGCCTAAAAGCTGGAGATGTTATAGCGGTTCGCGAAAAGTCTAAATCACTTGAGGCAATCAATACATCTCTTGAAGGGTCTTCTGCAGTATATGAATGGATTACATTCAACAACGATACAAAATCTGGAACTTTTGTATCTGTACCAGCAAGAATCCAAATTCCAGAAAACATCAATGAGCAATTCATCGTCGAATTGTATTCTAAATAA
- the rpsN gene encoding 30S ribosomal protein S14, giving the protein MAKESMKAREVKRAKTVAKYAAKRKALKEAGDYEGLQKLPANASPIRMHNRCKLTGRPKGYMRQFGVSRVMFREMANKGLIPGVRKASW; this is encoded by the coding sequence ATGGCAAAAGAATCAATGAAAGCCCGTGAGGTGAAACGTGCAAAAACAGTAGCCAAATACGCTGCAAAACGTAAAGCGCTAAAAGAAGCTGGTGACTATGAAGGATTACAAAAACTTCCTGCAAATGCTTCACCAATTCGTATGCACAACCGTTGTAAACTTACTGGACGTCCAAAAGGCTATATGCGTCAATTTGGTGTCTCAAGAGTAATGTTTCGAGAAATGGCTAACAAAGGGCTTATCCCAGGTGTGAGGAAAGCAAGCTGGTAA
- the rpsK gene encoding 30S ribosomal protein S11, whose product MAKSSTKKRKVIVESTGEAHITASFNNIIISLTNKKGDVISWSSAGKMGFRGSKKNTPYAAQLAAEDAVGVAKEAGLKKVKVYVKGPGNGRESAIRSIHNGGIEVTEIIDVTPTPHNGCRPPKRRRV is encoded by the coding sequence ATGGCAAAGTCAAGTACTAAAAAAAGAAAGGTAATCGTAGAATCAACTGGAGAAGCCCATATCACGGCTTCATTCAACAACATCATCATTTCGTTGACCAATAAAAAAGGAGACGTGATTTCATGGTCTTCCGCTGGGAAAATGGGTTTCCGTGGGTCAAAGAAAAACACGCCCTATGCTGCTCAATTGGCAGCTGAAGATGCTGTTGGTGTTGCTAAAGAAGCAGGCCTTAAAAAAGTAAAAGTCTATGTTAAAGGTCCTGGGAATGGTAGAGAATCTGCTATCCGAAGCATCCATAACGGCGGCATTGAAGTTACAGAAATTATCGATGTGACACCAACTCCGCACAATGGATGTAGACCTCCTAAAAGACGTCGAGTTTAA
- the secY gene encoding preprotein translocase subunit SecY, giving the protein MKFIETLKNVWKITELKDRIILTLGLLLVYRFGAQVVLPGIDATQLGSLASNTDSGLLGLLNAFTGGAFAKASVFALGIMPYISASIVVQLMGIAIPYLQKLQKEGASGQKKITQITRWLTIGICLVQAPAYLASLPSLMGGTQAFTLGQSGVFYFSSVIILVTGCIFAMWLGEKITDKGVGNGISILIMVGIIANMPLSFAQEFDSAVNQSQGGLIKILIELVIWFAIILASVMLVMAVRKIAVQYARRTASGSYEKSIMGSRQYIPLKLNASGVMPIIFAQAIMFVPGLVGGLDILKDSTVGQWLVANFAGNSMFGLWYNIVFGLLIIVFTYFYTAITVPTNKMADDLKRSGGFIPGIRPGSETSEYLDKIMSQITLPGSIFLALIAVFPAIIVQIMNIQAGWALFFGGTSLLIMVGVAIDTMQQVNSYLLNKHYDGLMKTGKNRKSA; this is encoded by the coding sequence ATGAAATTTATAGAGACACTAAAAAATGTATGGAAAATCACAGAACTGAAAGACAGAATCATTCTGACTCTTGGCCTGTTGTTGGTGTATCGTTTTGGAGCTCAAGTCGTTCTTCCTGGTATCGACGCTACTCAACTTGGTTCACTAGCTTCCAATACAGATTCTGGTCTTTTGGGACTTCTTAACGCGTTCACCGGAGGTGCTTTTGCAAAAGCATCCGTATTTGCCTTAGGAATTATGCCGTACATTTCTGCATCTATTGTTGTTCAGTTGATGGGAATTGCGATTCCTTATCTGCAAAAATTACAAAAAGAAGGAGCGAGTGGACAGAAAAAAATTACACAAATTACTCGTTGGCTAACCATTGGTATTTGTTTGGTACAAGCGCCTGCATACTTAGCTAGTTTACCTAGTCTGATGGGTGGGACTCAGGCATTTACACTTGGCCAGAGTGGAGTATTCTATTTCTCTTCAGTGATTATTTTAGTTACAGGCTGTATTTTTGCAATGTGGCTAGGGGAAAAAATTACAGATAAAGGAGTTGGAAATGGAATATCTATCCTAATTATGGTTGGAATCATAGCAAATATGCCTTTGTCTTTTGCTCAAGAATTTGATTCAGCAGTAAATCAATCTCAAGGCGGTTTAATCAAAATATTAATTGAGTTGGTGATCTGGTTTGCTATTATACTAGCATCTGTGATGCTGGTTATGGCAGTTAGAAAAATTGCAGTTCAGTATGCACGACGTACAGCTTCTGGCAGTTATGAAAAGAGCATCATGGGATCTAGACAATATATTCCATTAAAACTCAACGCTTCTGGCGTGATGCCTATCATATTTGCTCAAGCAATTATGTTTGTTCCTGGGCTTGTTGGTGGATTAGATATCTTAAAAGATTCAACGGTAGGGCAATGGCTTGTCGCTAACTTTGCAGGGAACAGTATGTTTGGTCTTTGGTATAATATTGTATTTGGACTGTTGATTATTGTATTTACTTACTTCTATACAGCGATTACAGTACCAACCAATAAAATGGCCGACGATTTGAAGAGAAGTGGTGGTTTCATTCCTGGTATTAGACCAGGGTCAGAAACATCAGAATATTTGGATAAAATTATGTCCCAAATTACTTTGCCTGGTTCCATATTCTTGGCTTTGATTGCTGTTTTTCCTGCAATTATTGTTCAGATTATGAATATTCAAGCTGGTTGGGCCTTATTCTTTGGAGGGACATCCCTTCTTATTATGGTGGGAGTTGCTATTGATACAATGCAACAAGTAAATTCTTATCTGTTGAATAAACATTATGACGGTCTTATGAAAACAGGTAAAAACAGAAAATCCGCTTAA
- the carA gene encoding glutamine-hydrolyzing carbamoyl-phosphate synthase small subunit: MRYKSRKKAILLLADGTIFHGKAIGKEGTAFGEVCFNTGMTGYQEVFTDPSYFGQLMVTTNAHIGNYGVNDNEMESSDIKIAGLICKNFSYEYSRVDAHGSLENFFEANDLFAISDVDTRALVSYIRENGAMNAVISTDIENIEALKKQLSEVPHMEGLELASKVSTKEPYYFGDENSTYKIAALDIGIKKNILRNFAKRDAYIKVFPYDASFEELSAWNPDGYFLSNGPGDPQPLVEAQALAKKIIEKNLPLFGICLGHQVIALANGVSTYKMHNGHRGINHPVKNLKTGKGEITSQNHGFAVNREEAEANPELEISHLHLNDHTVAGISMKNKKCFSVQYHPEASPGPHDSSYLFDQFIDLLK; encoded by the coding sequence ATGAGGTATAAATCAAGAAAAAAGGCAATATTATTACTCGCAGACGGCACCATTTTTCATGGAAAGGCCATTGGGAAAGAAGGAACTGCGTTTGGTGAAGTATGTTTTAATACTGGAATGACTGGCTATCAAGAAGTATTTACAGATCCATCCTATTTTGGTCAGCTTATGGTGACTACCAACGCACACATAGGGAACTATGGAGTAAATGACAATGAGATGGAATCAAGTGACATCAAAATTGCTGGCTTAATTTGTAAAAATTTTAGCTATGAATATTCACGAGTTGATGCGCATGGTAGTCTAGAGAATTTCTTTGAAGCCAATGATCTTTTTGCTATTTCAGATGTGGATACTAGGGCCTTGGTTAGTTACATTAGAGAAAATGGCGCTATGAATGCCGTTATTTCAACAGATATTGAAAACATTGAAGCGCTAAAAAAACAACTATCTGAAGTGCCACATATGGAAGGCTTAGAATTGGCCTCTAAAGTATCGACCAAAGAGCCTTACTATTTTGGTGATGAAAATTCAACTTATAAAATTGCCGCCCTTGATATCGGAATCAAAAAAAATATACTGAGAAATTTTGCAAAGCGCGATGCTTATATTAAAGTTTTTCCTTACGATGCAAGCTTTGAAGAACTAAGTGCATGGAACCCCGACGGTTATTTCTTGTCTAATGGCCCAGGAGATCCTCAACCACTAGTGGAGGCTCAAGCTTTAGCAAAAAAAATCATAGAAAAAAATCTTCCTCTTTTTGGTATTTGTCTCGGTCATCAAGTTATTGCTTTAGCCAATGGAGTTTCCACGTATAAAATGCATAACGGTCATCGTGGAATTAATCATCCCGTGAAAAATTTAAAAACCGGTAAAGGAGAAATCACTTCACAAAACCACGGATTTGCAGTTAACAGAGAGGAAGCTGAAGCTAATCCTGAATTAGAAATCAGTCATTTACACCTTAACGATCATACTGTTGCGGGAATATCTATGAAAAATAAAAAATGCTTTTCTGTGCAGTATCATCCTGAAGCTAGTCCA
- the rplF gene encoding 50S ribosomal protein L6, with translation MSRIGNNPISVPEGVTIDIAESTITVKGKLGELTQEYSGVSFKIEENTLKVERNSEKKEHKAKHGLYRALVNNMIHGVTTGWAKELELVGVGYRASNQGNKLDLALGFSHNIVLNIAPEVKVETISEKGKNPIIKLSSFDKQLVGQVAAKIRGFRKPEPYKGKGIKFVGEEIRRKAGKSA, from the coding sequence ATGTCAAGAATAGGAAATAATCCAATTTCAGTACCAGAAGGAGTCACTATCGATATTGCCGAAAGCACCATTACGGTCAAAGGTAAATTAGGGGAGTTGACACAAGAGTATTCTGGAGTTAGCTTTAAGATAGAAGAAAACACGCTTAAAGTTGAACGAAACTCTGAAAAGAAAGAACACAAAGCCAAGCATGGTTTATACAGAGCTTTGGTGAATAATATGATTCATGGTGTAACCACTGGTTGGGCTAAAGAATTAGAACTTGTTGGTGTAGGATACAGAGCATCAAACCAAGGAAACAAACTTGATTTGGCACTAGGATTCTCACATAATATTGTTTTGAATATTGCTCCTGAAGTGAAAGTTGAAACAATATCTGAGAAAGGGAAAAACCCAATCATCAAACTCTCTTCTTTTGACAAGCAACTTGTTGGACAGGTTGCCGCCAAAATTCGTGGGTTCAGAAAACCTGAGCCATACAAAGGAAAAGGAATTAAATTCGTTGGTGAAGAAATAAGAAGAAAAGCAGGTAAATCAGCGTAA
- the rpmD gene encoding 50S ribosomal protein L30, with protein MAKIKVTKQKSAINRTKRQKLTLEALGLKKIGQTVEHEDTPNILGMINKVKHLVSVQEA; from the coding sequence ATGGCTAAGATAAAAGTAACAAAACAAAAAAGTGCAATCAACCGCACCAAAAGACAAAAGCTTACGTTAGAAGCTCTTGGGCTAAAAAAGATTGGTCAAACAGTTGAGCACGAAGACACGCCAAACATTTTGGGGATGATCAATAAAGTAAAACATTTAGTTTCTGTTCAAGAAGCTTAA
- the ykgO gene encoding type B 50S ribosomal protein L36, which produces MKVRASIKKRSADCKIVRRKGRLYVINKKNPRFKQRQG; this is translated from the coding sequence ATGAAAGTAAGAGCATCAATTAAAAAACGAAGTGCAGATTGCAAAATCGTACGAAGAAAAGGAAGACTTTACGTAATCAACAAAAAGAATCCTAGATTCAAACAAAGACAAGGTTAA
- the rplR gene encoding 50S ribosomal protein L18 has product MGLTKNERRQRIKNRIRKTVTGSNAQPRLAVFRSNKEIYAQLVNDVTGETIAAASSRDKDLSTAKGTKTEVATLVGKSIGEKALKAGVSNITFDRGGYLYHGRVKSLAEGAREAGLKF; this is encoded by the coding sequence ATGGGACTAACAAAGAACGAAAGAAGACAACGTATAAAAAACAGAATTAGAAAAACGGTTACTGGGTCAAACGCCCAGCCTCGTTTAGCTGTTTTTAGAAGTAATAAAGAAATTTACGCTCAATTGGTTAATGATGTAACTGGCGAGACAATCGCAGCAGCTTCATCTAGAGACAAAGATTTAAGTACTGCAAAAGGTACCAAAACTGAAGTCGCTACTTTAGTGGGTAAATCAATTGGTGAAAAAGCCCTTAAAGCTGGTGTTTCAAACATCACTTTTGATAGAGGTGGCTATTTATACCACGGTAGAGTAAAATCATTAGCAGAAGGCGCTAGAGAAGCCGGACTTAAATTTTAA
- a CDS encoding DNA-directed RNA polymerase subunit alpha, producing the protein MAILNFQKPDKVIMIDSTDYEGKFEFRPLEPGYGLTVGNALRRVLLSSLEGFAITSVKIEGVDHEFSTISGVVEDVTEIILNLKQIRFKRQIDEVDNESVSISISGQDKITAGDFQKFISGFQILNTDLVLCNLDPKVNISMELTIEKGRGYVPAEENKKSSAAVSTIFTDSIYTPIKNVKYSVENFRVEQKTDYEKLVFEIITDGSINPQDALTQAAKILIHHFMLFSDERITLEADEIAQTETYDEESLHMRQLLKTKLIDMDLSVRALNCLKAAEVDTLGDLVSFNKNDLMKFRNFGKKSLTELEELVNIKGLSFGMDLSKYKLDKE; encoded by the coding sequence ATGGCAATTTTAAATTTTCAGAAGCCCGACAAAGTCATCATGATAGATTCTACGGATTACGAAGGTAAATTCGAATTCAGACCCCTAGAACCTGGTTACGGATTGACCGTAGGAAATGCTTTGAGACGAGTTTTACTATCATCTCTTGAAGGATTTGCAATTACTTCAGTTAAGATTGAAGGCGTAGATCACGAATTTTCTACAATTTCTGGTGTCGTTGAAGACGTTACAGAAATCATTTTGAACCTTAAACAGATAAGATTCAAGCGTCAAATCGACGAAGTAGATAACGAATCTGTCTCAATTTCAATTTCAGGACAAGATAAAATCACTGCCGGAGATTTCCAGAAATTTATCTCAGGATTTCAAATTTTGAATACTGATCTAGTCCTTTGTAATTTAGATCCAAAGGTTAATATTTCTATGGAGCTTACTATAGAAAAGGGTAGAGGTTATGTACCTGCTGAAGAAAACAAAAAATCCTCAGCAGCTGTAAGTACAATTTTTACAGATTCTATTTACACACCAATCAAAAATGTAAAGTACAGCGTAGAAAATTTCCGTGTAGAGCAGAAAACAGACTACGAAAAACTAGTATTTGAAATTATTACTGACGGATCGATAAATCCGCAGGATGCACTCACTCAAGCTGCAAAAATTCTAATCCACCACTTTATGTTATTCTCTGATGAGCGTATTACATTAGAGGCGGATGAGATTGCGCAAACTGAGACTTACGATGAAGAGTCGCTACACATGCGTCAATTATTGAAAACAAAACTTATCGACATGGATCTTTCAGTTCGTGCCCTTAACTGCCTTAAAGCAGCCGAGGTAGATACATTAGGAGACTTAGTGTCTTTTAATAAAAATGATTTAATGAAGTTTAGAAACTTTGGAAAAAAATCACTTACTGAATTAGAGGAGCTTGTGAATATTAAAGGTTTAAGTTTTGGAATGGACCTTAGTAAATATAAATTAGACAAAGAGTAA